In a genomic window of Occallatibacter riparius:
- a CDS encoding ATP-binding protein, which produces MTVTTRKSANVEVRLPSRLGYEKVAMSTAASVAKLMGFREDRIEDLKTAVAEACINAIEHGNRLNEGLSVGVVLSAGEDALEVKVIDDGKGLKSLPPKPDIDKKIHGEEDPRGMGMFLIQALVDEAEWVAGGNGKSSYVRLVIRLDPPTE; this is translated from the coding sequence ATGACGGTCACCACGCGGAAGTCGGCGAACGTTGAGGTCCGGCTGCCCTCGCGGCTAGGCTATGAGAAGGTAGCCATGAGCACGGCGGCATCGGTCGCCAAGCTGATGGGCTTTCGCGAAGACCGGATTGAGGACCTGAAGACTGCGGTGGCCGAGGCATGCATCAATGCGATTGAGCACGGCAACCGATTGAACGAAGGGCTGAGCGTCGGCGTAGTACTTTCAGCGGGAGAAGACGCGCTGGAAGTGAAGGTCATCGACGACGGGAAGGGCTTGAAGAGCCTCCCCCCCAAGCCTGATATTGATAAAAAGATCCACGGCGAAGAAGACCCCCGCGGCATGGGAATGTTTTTGATCCAGGCGCTTGTGGACGAAGCGGAGTGGGTCGCCGGAGGCAACGGCAAAAGCAGCTATGTCCGCCTGGTGATCCGGCTGGATCCCCCGACTGAATAA